The Vicia villosa cultivar HV-30 ecotype Madison, WI linkage group LG1, Vvil1.0, whole genome shotgun sequence genome includes a region encoding these proteins:
- the LOC131638865 gene encoding uncharacterized protein LOC131638865 isoform X2 — MAPSTPRLVVPIDLKMKPSEQKLPLHNRWHPDIPAVVDVYTGEMFRVEMVDWTGGAIKDDNSALDIKLVDLSNVHYLSGPIRVVDNEGLPALPGDLLAVEICNLGPLPGDEWGFTATFDRENGGGFLTDHFPHATKAIWYFEGIYAYSPQIPGVRFPGITHPGIIGTAPSVELLNIWNERERDVEENGLKSLKLCEVLHSRPLANLPTPRNCHLGKIEKGSDEWERIAREAARTVPGRENGGNCDIKNLSRGSKVYLPVFVEGANLSTGDMHFSQGDGEVSLCGAIEMSGFLELKCDIIRGGMKEYLTPMGPTPLHVNPIFEIGPVEPSFSEWLVFEGISVDEHGKQHYLDATVAYKRAVLNAIDYISKFGYSKEQVYLLLSCCPCEGRISGIVDAPNACATLAIPTAIFDQDIRPKNNKVPVGPRVVRKPDVFKCTYDGNLPITKNASASS, encoded by the exons ATGGCACCATCAACTCCAAGACTGGTTGTGCCGATAGACTTGAAAATGAAGCCATCGGAACAGAAATTACCTCTTCATAATCGATGGCACCCTGATATACCCGCTGTGGTGGATGTTTATACCGGTGAAATGTTTAGGGTAGAGATGGTAGATTGGACAGGAGGTGCTATTAAAGATGACAATTCAGCACTAGACATAAAACTTGTAGACCTCTCGAAT GTGCATTACCTTAGTGGGCCAATAAGAGTTGTGGACAATGAAGGCCTCCCAGCTTTGCCTGGAGATTTGCTTGCTGTTGAAATATGCAACTTAGGTCCTCTCCCTGGTGATGAATGGGGCTTTACAGCAACATTTGACAGAGAAAACGGAGGCGGTTTCTTGACGGATCATTTTCCTCATGCCACAAAAGCTATCTGGTACTTTGAAGGGATATATGCTTATTCGCCTCAGATACCAG GAGTGAGGTTTCCGGGGATAACACATCCTGGTATAATTGGAACTGCACCATCAGTGGAGCTCCTAAACATATGGAATGAAAGGGAAAGAGATGTTGAAGAAAATGGTCTTAAGTCTCTGAAACTATGCGAGGTTTTGCATTCCAGACCCTTGGCAAACTTACCAACACCAAGAAACTGTCACCTCGGAAAG ATTGAAAAAGGTTCCGATGAATGGGAGAGGATTGCGAGGGAAGCAGCGAGAACTGTACCGGGAAGAGAAAATGGTGGAAATTGCGACATAAAAAATCTAAGCAGAGGTTCCAAGGTGTACCTTCCTGTTTTTGTAGAAGGAGCAAATCTCAGCACTGGTGACATGCACTTTTCACAGGGTGATGGTGAGGTCTCACTATGTGGTGCAATTGAAATGAGTGGTTTCTTGGAGCTCAA GTGTGATATCATAAGGGGTGGAATGAAAGAGTACCTTACACCAATGGGTCCTACTCCCCTTCATGTGAACCCAATATTTGAAATAGGCCCTGTTGAACCAAGTTTCTCAGAGTGGTTAGTGTTTGAGGGCATTAGTGTGGATGAACATGGGAAGCAACACTACCTAGATGCAACTGTTGCTTACAAAAGAGCAGTACTCAATGCTATAGACTATATATCCAAGTTTGGTTATTCCAAAGAACAG GTGTACCTTCTGCTATCTTGTTGTCCTTGTGAAGGAAGAATATCTGGAATTGTTGATGCTCCAAATGCTTGTGCAACATTGGCCATCCCAACAGCTATATTTGATCAG GATATTCGTCCTAAGAATAACAAGGTACCAGTTGGACCTCGCGTTGTAAGGAAACCAGATGTCTTCAAATGCACTTATGATGGAAACTTACCCATCACAAAGAACGCCAGTGCCTCATCATGA
- the LOC131638865 gene encoding uncharacterized protein LOC131638865 isoform X1, translating into MARVGSKLLVSVDLKKKPWEQELPLHNRWHPEIPPVAEATTGELFRVEMIDFSGGAITNNPTADDAKHVDLSQVHYLSGPIRVVDNEGLPALPGDLLAVEICNLGPLPGDEWGFTATFDRENGGGFLTDHFPHATKAIWYFEGIYAYSPQIPGVRFPGITHPGIIGTAPSVELLNIWNERERDVEENGLKSLKLCEVLHSRPLANLPTPRNCHLGKIEKGSDEWERIAREAARTVPGRENGGNCDIKNLSRGSKVYLPVFVEGANLSTGDMHFSQGDGEVSLCGAIEMSGFLELKCDIIRGGMKEYLTPMGPTPLHVNPIFEIGPVEPSFSEWLVFEGISVDEHGKQHYLDATVAYKRAVLNAIDYISKFGYSKEQVYLLLSCCPCEGRISGIVDAPNACATLAIPTAIFDQDIRPKNNKVPVGPRVVRKPDVFKCTYDGNLPITKNASASS; encoded by the exons ATGGCTCGTGTAGGTTCAAAGCTGTTAGTCTCAGTAGACTTAAAGAAGAAACCATGGGAGCAAGAGCTGCCTCTTCACAACCGGTGGCATCCAGAGATACCACCGGTCGCGGAGGCAACAACCGGTGAACTTTTCAGAGTTGAGATGATAGATTTCAGTGGTGGTGCTATCACTAATAATCCAACGGCTGATGATGCCAAACATGTTGATCTTTCTCAA GTGCATTACCTTAGTGGGCCAATAAGAGTTGTGGACAATGAAGGCCTCCCAGCTTTGCCTGGAGATTTGCTTGCTGTTGAAATATGCAACTTAGGTCCTCTCCCTGGTGATGAATGGGGCTTTACAGCAACATTTGACAGAGAAAACGGAGGCGGTTTCTTGACGGATCATTTTCCTCATGCCACAAAAGCTATCTGGTACTTTGAAGGGATATATGCTTATTCGCCTCAGATACCAG GAGTGAGGTTTCCGGGGATAACACATCCTGGTATAATTGGAACTGCACCATCAGTGGAGCTCCTAAACATATGGAATGAAAGGGAAAGAGATGTTGAAGAAAATGGTCTTAAGTCTCTGAAACTATGCGAGGTTTTGCATTCCAGACCCTTGGCAAACTTACCAACACCAAGAAACTGTCACCTCGGAAAG ATTGAAAAAGGTTCCGATGAATGGGAGAGGATTGCGAGGGAAGCAGCGAGAACTGTACCGGGAAGAGAAAATGGTGGAAATTGCGACATAAAAAATCTAAGCAGAGGTTCCAAGGTGTACCTTCCTGTTTTTGTAGAAGGAGCAAATCTCAGCACTGGTGACATGCACTTTTCACAGGGTGATGGTGAGGTCTCACTATGTGGTGCAATTGAAATGAGTGGTTTCTTGGAGCTCAA GTGTGATATCATAAGGGGTGGAATGAAAGAGTACCTTACACCAATGGGTCCTACTCCCCTTCATGTGAACCCAATATTTGAAATAGGCCCTGTTGAACCAAGTTTCTCAGAGTGGTTAGTGTTTGAGGGCATTAGTGTGGATGAACATGGGAAGCAACACTACCTAGATGCAACTGTTGCTTACAAAAGAGCAGTACTCAATGCTATAGACTATATATCCAAGTTTGGTTATTCCAAAGAACAG GTGTACCTTCTGCTATCTTGTTGTCCTTGTGAAGGAAGAATATCTGGAATTGTTGATGCTCCAAATGCTTGTGCAACATTGGCCATCCCAACAGCTATATTTGATCAG GATATTCGTCCTAAGAATAACAAGGTACCAGTTGGACCTCGCGTTGTAAGGAAACCAGATGTCTTCAAATGCACTTATGATGGAAACTTACCCATCACAAAGAACGCCAGTGCCTCATCATGA